One Nonomuraea angiospora DNA segment encodes these proteins:
- a CDS encoding M24 family metallopeptidase encodes MTEDLMTAAFTPGTIDDTAVVASTARRTQLREHLLRLDVQGALVYSPRRSAVTWLTGYAPGFISNSAALWLPVDGPPALGVEFPFEVERARRYGLNTMPMSSPLDLVPEGIDRIGLLAGDLVIDERPPALLDGLASRLIRHVDLAAWAMETRERKTEPELRLLTHAAPIGDLALRAAGDTAVVGERDYEIAARVEAAARAAGALRCLCLVGIGDGAVITEASGVTVGRDQQVGLEVSLYASGAFMHVNTTLLPAMPRPVDLRAVGAVRAARAALIDALRPGRAVTAVVAAGDAVLDEHGLLEFKEYDFGHGLGCDTPEHPRLLHETDRTIAAGAVVAVHVAVRRPGGESAMIGGPVVIAEDGAHELVPDAVWA; translated from the coding sequence ATGACAGAAGACCTCATGACAGCGGCCTTCACCCCCGGAACCATTGACGACACCGCGGTGGTGGCGAGCACCGCCAGACGCACCCAACTGCGGGAGCACCTCCTTCGGCTGGATGTCCAGGGGGCGCTCGTGTACTCCCCCAGACGGTCGGCCGTCACCTGGCTGACCGGCTACGCGCCGGGCTTCATCTCCAACAGCGCCGCACTGTGGCTGCCCGTGGACGGCCCGCCCGCCCTGGGCGTGGAGTTCCCCTTCGAGGTCGAGCGCGCCCGCCGGTACGGCCTGAACACCATGCCGATGTCGTCCCCGCTCGACCTGGTGCCCGAGGGGATCGACCGGATCGGCCTGCTGGCCGGCGACCTCGTCATCGACGAGCGGCCCCCCGCCCTCCTGGACGGGCTGGCGAGCAGGCTGATCCGGCATGTCGACCTGGCGGCGTGGGCGATGGAGACCCGCGAGCGCAAGACCGAGCCTGAGCTGCGGCTGCTCACCCACGCCGCCCCTATCGGAGACCTGGCGCTGCGCGCCGCAGGAGACACGGCGGTCGTCGGCGAACGGGACTACGAGATCGCCGCGCGAGTCGAGGCGGCGGCCCGCGCCGCGGGAGCGCTGCGCTGCCTGTGCCTGGTCGGCATCGGCGACGGTGCTGTCATCACCGAGGCGTCCGGTGTCACGGTCGGCCGGGACCAGCAGGTCGGCCTGGAGGTCAGTCTGTATGCCTCCGGCGCGTTCATGCACGTCAACACCACCCTCCTGCCTGCCATGCCGCGCCCCGTGGACCTCCGGGCGGTCGGCGCCGTACGTGCGGCACGCGCGGCACTGATCGACGCCCTGCGTCCCGGCCGCGCCGTCACGGCGGTGGTCGCGGCGGGCGACGCCGTCCTCGACGAGCACGGGCTGCTCGAGTTCAAGGAGTACGACTTCGGCCACGGCCTGGGCTGCGACACCCCCGAGCATCCGCGCCTGCTCCACGAGACGGACCGCACCATCGCCGCGGGCGCCGTCGTCGCCGTCCACGTGGCGGTCCGCCGACCCGGCGGCGAGTCGGCGATGATCGGCGGCCCGGTCGTCATCGCCGAGGACGGAGCGCACGAGCTCGTCCCCGACGCGGTGTGGGCATGA
- a CDS encoding pentapeptide repeat-containing protein encodes MSRACLSRACLSRACLSRACLSRACLSRACLSRGGPRPSFLRRRL; translated from the coding sequence TTGAGCCGAGCCTGCTTGAGCCGAGCCTGCTTGAGCCGAGCCTGCTTGAGCCGAGCCTGCTTGAGCCGAGCCTGCTTGAGCCGAGCCTGCTTGAGCCGAGGCGGTCCACGTCCCTCGTTCCTGCGGCGCCGATTGTGA
- a CDS encoding thiamine pyrophosphate-dependent dehydrogenase E1 component subunit alpha produces MSHSSSETALADLAGLWRIRCFEETVTRLRVEEQIAGSVHLCIGQEAIPVGACAALDLTRDAVFATYRGHGWALACGAGPAALFAELLGRETGTNGGRAGSAYLSDPDHGFYGENSIVGAGGPIAVGAALAARYDGSGRVALTVFGDGAMNQGAVHEAMNMASAFDLSVVFLVENNRYSELTPIAAMVRDADLVTRSAAYGMPGTRVDGNDVDAVRRAVAEAVDTCRSGRGPVLIEAHTQRLVGHYIGDAQVYRPRDEVELARTTEPIVVLTAALRAAGVSDTELTGIETRVRAEIETAAATALAAPPADPSAVKEHVYG; encoded by the coding sequence TTGTCCCATTCCTCTAGCGAAACCGCACTGGCGGATCTGGCCGGCCTGTGGCGGATCCGATGCTTCGAAGAGACCGTCACCCGATTGCGGGTCGAGGAGCAGATCGCCGGATCGGTTCATCTGTGCATCGGGCAGGAGGCCATACCGGTCGGGGCCTGCGCCGCACTCGACCTGACCCGTGACGCCGTCTTCGCCACCTACCGAGGCCACGGCTGGGCACTGGCCTGCGGCGCTGGTCCGGCGGCGCTGTTCGCCGAACTGCTGGGCCGGGAGACAGGCACCAACGGCGGGCGGGCCGGCTCGGCGTACCTGTCGGATCCCGACCACGGTTTCTACGGCGAGAACTCGATCGTGGGAGCGGGCGGCCCCATCGCCGTCGGCGCCGCGCTCGCCGCCAGGTACGACGGTTCCGGCCGGGTCGCGCTGACCGTGTTCGGCGATGGGGCGATGAACCAGGGCGCCGTCCACGAGGCCATGAACATGGCCAGCGCCTTCGACCTGTCGGTCGTCTTCCTCGTGGAGAACAACCGGTACTCCGAACTCACGCCGATCGCCGCGATGGTCAGGGACGCCGACCTGGTCACGCGGTCCGCCGCGTACGGCATGCCGGGAACCCGGGTGGACGGCAACGATGTCGACGCCGTCCGGCGGGCGGTCGCCGAGGCCGTGGACACCTGCCGGTCCGGCCGAGGGCCTGTCCTCATCGAGGCGCACACTCAGCGCCTGGTCGGCCACTACATCGGCGACGCCCAGGTGTACCGGCCGCGCGACGAGGTGGAACTCGCCCGGACTACCGAGCCGATCGTCGTCCTGACGGCCGCCCTGCGCGCGGCGGGTGTCAGCGACACGGAGCTCACCGGGATCGAGACCCGGGTTCGCGCCGAGATCGAGACGGCGGCGGCCACGGCCCTCGCCGCGCCGCCTGCCGACCCCTCTGCTGTGAAGGAGCACGTCTATGGATGA
- a CDS encoding IclR family transcriptional regulator: protein MTHTAPPRPAIEDNEDGSLQTLLRGLDVLQAVAHLGGQATAKSLSRQLDLSLGRCYHILRTLKAGGYIVRLPGGRVDIGPHGASLGRQLGARFEPLPELFAVLARLHARTRETSYVSGWHHGVITLLQFIAGEQALGVGGLDVGYTGDLHARASCKAVLAHLPRGQIDIMFRGVELRRLTAHTHSDVDSLTVELSNIRRQGFALDLEEFSEGICCASAAYFDHDGAPAGSYTVSVPVTRFRTTQRELIAAVQEAAAIATNLLRGHHPAVPGRD from the coding sequence ATGACCCACACAGCCCCGCCCCGGCCCGCGATCGAGGACAACGAGGACGGCAGCCTGCAGACCTTGCTGCGCGGTCTGGACGTGTTGCAGGCCGTCGCCCACCTGGGCGGCCAGGCCACGGCCAAGAGCCTCAGCCGACAGCTCGACCTCAGCCTCGGCCGCTGCTACCACATCCTGCGCACGCTCAAGGCGGGCGGTTACATCGTGCGACTCCCCGGTGGGCGAGTCGACATCGGCCCGCACGGCGCCTCCCTCGGCCGGCAACTCGGTGCCAGGTTCGAGCCACTTCCCGAGTTGTTCGCCGTCCTGGCCAGGCTGCACGCCCGGACGCGGGAGACCTCCTACGTCAGTGGCTGGCATCACGGCGTCATCACCCTGTTGCAGTTCATCGCCGGTGAGCAGGCGCTCGGCGTGGGCGGCCTCGACGTCGGCTACACCGGCGACCTGCACGCCCGCGCCTCCTGCAAGGCGGTGCTGGCGCACCTGCCGCGCGGGCAGATCGACATCATGTTCCGCGGGGTCGAACTCCGGCGGTTGACCGCGCACACCCACAGCGACGTCGACAGCCTGACCGTCGAGCTCAGCAACATCCGCCGGCAGGGCTTCGCACTGGACCTGGAGGAGTTCAGCGAAGGAATCTGCTGCGCCTCCGCGGCCTATTTCGATCATGATGGTGCCCCGGCGGGCTCGTACACGGTGTCGGTGCCCGTCACGCGGTTCAGAACCACTCAACGTGAGCTGATCGCCGCGGTACAGGAGGCCGCCGCCATCGCGACGAACCTCCTGCGCGGTCATCACCCCGCCGTGCCCGGCCGCGACTGA
- a CDS encoding aminotransferase class V-fold PLP-dependent enzyme: MLSSEQFRSHFPALQRHVWLDTPASPPAALGVAHALQTALDSWLYGELDWREWDHAPVASKTAVARLLGIAEGQAGERIAVMGSTAEAAATVAGSLPPGRIVVPAQEFRSNLFPWLQLEAAGHEVVLVPPRDGHTRTEDLVAALDTRTVLLAISDVLSIDGHRADLPALRQATDGVGARLFVDATQSLGALHLDMERVRPDYLAVHGYKWMLCPRGAAWLVTAPERIDELVPLLPNWKSTAPPHAFFGGPYVRADSAARCDTSPAWLSWVGALPALNLLLDLDAEQVERHCLKLAADFRAHVAETKAGIPLPSSQSHIAVVRVTDPDAVRVRLARDGVRATLLGDRLRVGFHYFNNSSDVERAANALEGARTP, from the coding sequence ATGCTCAGCTCCGAGCAGTTCCGGTCACACTTCCCCGCTTTGCAACGCCACGTCTGGCTCGACACGCCGGCGAGTCCGCCCGCCGCTCTCGGCGTCGCGCACGCGCTGCAGACGGCCCTGGACTCGTGGCTCTACGGCGAGCTCGACTGGCGGGAATGGGATCACGCCCCCGTCGCGAGCAAGACGGCTGTGGCCCGGTTGCTGGGCATCGCCGAGGGACAGGCCGGGGAACGGATCGCCGTGATGGGCTCGACCGCCGAGGCCGCCGCGACCGTCGCCGGGTCGTTGCCGCCCGGACGGATCGTGGTGCCGGCCCAGGAGTTCCGGAGCAACCTCTTCCCCTGGTTGCAACTGGAGGCCGCGGGACACGAGGTGGTGCTGGTGCCGCCCAGGGACGGCCACACCCGTACCGAGGACCTCGTGGCCGCGCTCGACACGCGCACCGTCCTGCTCGCCATCAGCGACGTGCTGTCGATCGACGGCCACCGCGCCGACCTGCCGGCGCTGCGCCAGGCCACCGACGGCGTGGGCGCCCGCCTGTTCGTCGACGCGACTCAGTCGCTCGGCGCGCTCCACCTCGACATGGAGCGGGTACGTCCGGACTACCTCGCCGTGCACGGCTACAAGTGGATGTTGTGCCCGCGGGGGGCCGCCTGGCTGGTTACGGCGCCCGAGCGCATCGACGAACTGGTGCCCCTGCTACCGAACTGGAAGTCCACCGCGCCACCCCACGCGTTCTTCGGCGGGCCGTACGTCCGCGCCGACAGTGCGGCACGCTGCGACACCTCGCCCGCCTGGCTTTCCTGGGTCGGCGCGCTGCCCGCGCTGAACCTCCTGCTCGACCTCGACGCCGAGCAGGTCGAGCGCCATTGCCTAAAGCTGGCCGCCGACTTCCGGGCTCACGTGGCCGAGACGAAGGCCGGCATCCCCCTGCCCAGCTCCCAGAGCCATATCGCGGTGGTTCGCGTCACCGATCCGGACGCGGTCCGGGTCCGCCTGGCACGAGACGGCGTCCGCGCGACCCTGCTCGGTGACCGGCTGCGGGTGGGTTTCCACTATTTCAACAACAGCTCCGACGTCGAACGAGCCGCGAACGCGCTGGAAGGTGCGAGGACCCCATGA
- a CDS encoding SDR family NAD(P)-dependent oxidoreductase, whose amino-acid sequence MTGGARVAVVTGGANGIGLACVRRLSDDGFTVVVADTDAEAGVRVTAEIPRAEFVACDVRVRQDIDRVAGTALEIGRGRLHALVNNAGQTARVRFADSDETTWRRLDVVNLHSVFSFTHACLAGLTAGRGSVVSVASVAGLVGAEDLSAYSSTKAGIIALTRSLALEHGEVIRFDAVCPGQIATRMMARVQTDDDLRTAVAAQIPAGRLGRPEEVADVVAWLLSDGAGYVNGVAIAVDGGESAGFRRLKPGVALHDHTPAR is encoded by the coding sequence ATGACCGGCGGCGCCCGGGTGGCCGTCGTCACCGGCGGCGCCAACGGCATCGGGCTGGCGTGCGTGCGACGGCTCTCCGATGACGGGTTCACCGTCGTCGTGGCCGACACGGACGCCGAGGCCGGGGTCAGAGTGACGGCGGAGATCCCGCGTGCCGAGTTCGTCGCCTGTGACGTGCGCGTACGCCAGGACATCGATCGAGTCGCCGGCACAGCCCTGGAGATCGGCAGGGGACGGCTCCACGCTCTGGTGAACAACGCCGGCCAGACCGCCCGGGTACGGTTCGCCGACAGCGACGAGACGACCTGGCGGCGGCTCGACGTCGTCAACCTGCACAGCGTCTTCTCCTTCACGCATGCCTGCCTGGCCGGGCTCACGGCCGGGCGTGGCTCGGTGGTGAGCGTGGCCTCCGTGGCCGGTCTCGTCGGGGCCGAGGACCTGTCGGCCTACAGCTCGACCAAGGCCGGAATCATCGCTTTGACCAGGTCGCTCGCCCTGGAGCACGGCGAGGTGATCCGCTTCGATGCCGTGTGCCCCGGACAGATCGCCACCCGGATGATGGCGAGGGTGCAGACCGACGACGACCTGCGCACGGCCGTCGCGGCGCAGATTCCCGCGGGGCGGCTCGGCCGGCCGGAAGAGGTCGCCGACGTGGTCGCCTGGCTGCTGAGTGACGGGGCCGGCTACGTCAACGGCGTGGCCATCGCGGTGGACGGCGGAGAAAGCGCCGGTTTCCGCCGGCTGAAGCCGGGCGTGGCCTTACACGACCATACGCCGGCGCGGTAG
- a CDS encoding alpha-ketoacid dehydrogenase subunit beta, translated as MDEITYAQAVNAALRRALVEDSSTVLFGEDVALPGGVHGVTRRLRREFGERVFDTPISESAILGGAVGAAIMGLRPIVEIMWADFAFVAFDQLINQAANVRYVSRGRLTAPMTVRTQQGATPGSCAQHSQNVEALFAHIPGLRVCLPATPQDAYDLLLTAIACDDPVVVIESRALYHSVKGTVEQDRPRAPVGGARIHRTGSDISVVTWGPMLHTVLEAAQVLEGSGVSVEVIDARWLNPFDTDTVAESVSRTGRLAVVHEANLTGGFGAEVIARVVERGMPLSAPPLRIATDDLRIPAAPGLQQAAIPSRDAVVRQLLSVCAPGVAA; from the coding sequence ATGGATGAGATCACCTATGCCCAGGCCGTCAACGCCGCGCTGCGCCGCGCCCTCGTCGAGGACTCGAGCACCGTGCTGTTCGGCGAGGACGTCGCCCTCCCCGGCGGGGTCCACGGCGTGACCCGCCGTCTGCGCAGGGAGTTCGGCGAGCGCGTCTTCGACACGCCGATCTCCGAGTCCGCCATCCTCGGCGGGGCCGTGGGCGCCGCCATTATGGGGCTGCGGCCCATCGTGGAGATCATGTGGGCGGACTTCGCGTTCGTCGCCTTCGACCAGTTGATCAACCAGGCGGCCAACGTCCGGTACGTCTCCAGAGGCCGGTTGACGGCGCCGATGACCGTACGCACCCAGCAGGGCGCGACACCCGGCTCCTGCGCCCAGCACTCACAGAACGTCGAGGCCCTGTTCGCGCACATCCCCGGCCTGCGGGTATGCCTGCCCGCCACCCCGCAGGACGCCTATGACCTGCTGCTGACCGCGATCGCGTGCGACGACCCGGTCGTCGTCATCGAGAGCCGGGCGCTCTACCACTCGGTCAAGGGCACCGTCGAGCAGGACAGGCCGCGGGCGCCCGTCGGCGGCGCGCGTATCCACCGTACGGGCTCCGACATCTCCGTGGTGACCTGGGGGCCGATGCTGCACACCGTGCTGGAGGCCGCCCAGGTCCTGGAGGGTTCCGGCGTCAGCGTCGAAGTGATCGACGCCCGTTGGCTCAACCCCTTCGACACCGACACCGTCGCGGAGAGCGTCTCGCGTACCGGCCGGCTGGCCGTGGTCCACGAGGCGAACCTGACCGGCGGCTTCGGTGCGGAGGTCATCGCGCGGGTGGTGGAGCGTGGCATGCCGTTGTCGGCGCCGCCGCTCCGGATCGCCACCGATGACCTGCGGATCCCCGCTGCTCCAGGGTTGCAACAGGCCGCGATTCCCAGCCGTGACGCGGTGGTCCGGCAACTGCTGTCGGTGTGTGCGCCCGGGGTCGCCGCATGA
- a CDS encoding ABC transporter ATP-binding protein, with translation MDEPLGALDKKLREQLQGEIARIHRELGIIFVFVTHDQEEALALSDRIAVFDRGRIAQAGTPKELYARPSSLFVAEFLGESNVFTGTIGQWHGGLSLVGEGHELRTDDDGAELVGTDGADVVRPERTRLSVDGVPVEHGVNAMTATVTGIVYQGASRRVTFRTDAGTTGSAREPAGGESTARPGDLLTVWWRVADGVVVPAHGAPVTEPSGVTLAEPARAEPA, from the coding sequence ATGGACGAGCCGCTGGGCGCGTTGGACAAGAAGCTGCGTGAGCAACTCCAGGGGGAGATCGCCCGCATACACCGCGAGCTCGGCATCATCTTCGTGTTCGTCACTCACGACCAGGAGGAAGCGCTCGCCCTGTCCGACCGGATCGCGGTCTTCGACCGCGGCAGGATCGCGCAGGCAGGCACGCCGAAGGAGCTGTACGCACGCCCGTCCTCGCTGTTCGTCGCCGAGTTTCTCGGAGAGTCCAACGTGTTCACCGGGACGATCGGTCAATGGCACGGGGGATTGTCACTCGTCGGCGAAGGCCATGAGTTGCGGACCGACGACGACGGCGCAGAGCTCGTTGGGACTGACGGCGCCGACGTGGTGCGTCCCGAGCGGACCCGTCTGTCGGTGGACGGCGTGCCGGTCGAGCACGGCGTGAACGCGATGACCGCCACGGTCACCGGCATCGTCTACCAGGGCGCCTCGCGGAGGGTGACGTTCCGGACCGATGCCGGGACGACCGGAAGCGCCCGGGAACCGGCCGGCGGCGAGTCTACTGCCAGGCCCGGCGACCTGCTCACCGTGTGGTGGCGCGTGGCGGACGGCGTGGTCGTCCCCGCGCACGGCGCGCCGGTGACGGAGCCGTCCGGCGTCACCCTCGCTGAGCCCGCTCGAGCCGAGCCTGCTTGA